CGACGCGAACAAGGACGGTCAGGTGACGCCCGAGGAACGCAAAGCGCAGCGCGAGGCGTGGAAAGCCAAGGCTGGCGAATGGCGTGCCAAGCGCGGCGCGGCTCCGACCGGCGAATAAGCGATTTGGCAGGGGCCTTTTGGTAACGACAGGCCATCCCCCTCCCGGCATTGCCTTTGCCGCCGGTCCCTGCCAGCTATCGCCCACCGGTCCTCGCGGGCCGGTGGGCGAACTAGCATTTGACGGAAAAACGATGAACGATAGCGATACGCCGCGCATCCTGCTGATCGACGACGAACCGTCGATCCGCGAACCGCTCGCCGAATATCTGACCGCGCAGGGCTATATCGTCGTCGACGCGGCGAGCGCCGCCGAGGCACGCTCGGTGCTGCGCGCGCAGACCGTCGATCTCGTGGTGAGCGACATCATGATGCCCGGCGAGGACGGCTTGTCGCTGACCCGCCATTTGCGCGAGACGAGCAGCATTCCCGTCATCCTGCTGACCGCGCGCGCCGAGGATACCGAACGCATCATCGGGCTCGAGATCGGCGCCGACGATTATGTCGTCAAACCTTTCAACCCGCGCGAACTGGTCGCGCGCATCCGCACCGTGCTGCGCCGGACGCAGGCGGGCGGCCGCGCGCTCGACAGCAACGGCACCAGCTATGCTTTCGGGCCCTGGGTGCTGCGCGAGGTCGAGCGCGTGCTCGTCGACGAAGCGGGCGAGGAAGTCGCGCTGTCGTCGGGCGAATATCATCTGCTCCACGCGCTGGTCCGCCATCCGCGGCAGGTGATGAGCCGCGACCGGCTGCTCGACCTCGTTCGTGGGCGCGAGGCCGACATTTTCGACCGCGCGATCGACAATCTGGTCAGCCGGCTGCGCAAGAAGATCGAAATCGACGCCGCGCATCCGCAGATCGTCAAGACCGTGTGGGGCGGCGGCTATACGCTCGCCTGCGAGGTCAAGCGCATGGGGCCCGCCACATGAAGTTCCGCCTGTGGCCGAGAAGTCTTGTCGGCCAGCTCGTCTTTGCCGTCGCGGTGATGTTGTTCGTCGCGCAGGCGATCAACTTCGCGCTGCTCGTGCGCGGGCAGAAACAGCAATTTCTGGCGCATGGCGGCGGGATGGCGGTCGCGCGGATCATCGACGCCGTCGAACGCGACCGGCGCGGCGATTTTCGGGCGCGCCGCGACGGCGAGCGGCGCGAGCGCAGCGCCAAGCAGGTGATTTCCGACACGCCGATCGCGGTGCCCGTCCGCGCGAAGAGGATGCCCGAGCTGGCCGAATATGTTTCGGGCCTGCTGCGCGAGGCCGATGTCGAGGTCGGGACGGTCGACGCTTGGGCCTTGCCTGTCCGGTCGCACGGGCCGCGCGCCGATTTCCCGCGCCGGTCCGGCTTTCCGGGCAGGATCGTCGTCGTCTCGGCAAAGATCGATGGCCGCTATGTCACGGTGCGCAGCAGGATCCAGATCGGCGGCGACCGGTTGCAGGGTTTTCTTCTGTGGCAGACGCTGTCGCTCTACCTACTTCTGCTCGTCCCTATCATGCTGATCGCGTGGCGCGTCGCACGGCCCTTGCGCGACCTGACGCGCGCGGCGCGCATAAACCCCGCGCTGCGCGACGCCACGCCGCTCGAAGAGGAGGGACCGTCGGACATGCGCGACCTCATCGCCGCCTTCAACGCCTATCGCGCGCGGATCGCGACGATGCTGTCCGACAAGGACCGAATGCTCGGCGCCGTCGGACACGACCTGCGCACCCCGCTCGCCAGCCTGCGCGTGCGCGTCGAGCAGGTCGAGGACGAGGCGCTGCGAGACAAGATGATCGCGAGCATCGAGGAAATGACCGCGATGCTGAGCGACATTTTGGCGCTGGCGCGCTCGGGCGCGGGGACCGAGGCGCAGGAGCGCATTCCGCTCCGCGAACTGATCGGCGAACTGGCGGCGGACTATCAGGAGCGTGGTCGGGACGTCGCGATCGCCGACGTCGCCGATGTTTCCGTGCTGGCGCGGCCGATGCTGCTCAAGCGCGCCTTGCGCAATCTGGCGGACAATGCCGTGGCCTATGGCGTGCGGGCGCGCTTGTCGGTGCGCGTCGAAGGGGAGACGGCGCGGATCGCGGTATCCGACGACGGCCCCGGCCTGACCGACGAGCAGATCCGGACGCTGATCGAGCCCTTTGCCCGCGGCGAACAGTCGCGCAATCGCGCGACCGGCGGCGCGGGGCTGGGTCTGTCGATCGCGCGCGACATCGCGGAAGGCGAAGGCGGCTCGCTAACCTTGTCCAACCGTCCCGGCGGCGGGCTCGATGCGGTGATTGCGCTGCCCGTTCAGGCGTAGATTGCGATCGCCTGGCTGCCGCTGAGGACCGGTTCGCCGGCGCGGTTCCACAGCATCATGTCCTGCACCGACAGGCCGTGGCGCGCATAGCCGGTCTTCGCCGAGAGCAGCCACCATCCGTCGTCGGTTTTGGGCGTCCCGGTGAGCATGTTCACCGTCCAGTTCATCGAACTGATCGGGCCGAACTGGCTGAACAGCGCCATAGCGGCAGGGGGCAGCGCGTCGCCCATCGCGAGCAGCGCGATGGCGGGATGGCACGCGGGCTCCTCGACGAAGCGCACCCAGGTCAGATATTCGCCGACCTCGCTTTTCCACGCAAAGCGCGGGCCCGTCGTCGGGCGCATGTCGAAATGGCGCGTAAACGACGGCCGCGCATGATGTTCGGGCACCGGTGCCAGCGCTTCGGGATCGGGCGCATCGGGCATCGCCAGCCGGTTATGGTCGAGATGGCTTTCCCGGTCGGGCGAGAAGGCGAAGACCGCGGCGGTGCCGAAACCCTGGTCGCTCGAGACGCCGGCGTCGATGAACAACGAGGATTTCGACTGGCGCAGCACGCGCGTCTTGACGGTGCAATCGCCGCCGACCGGGCCGACGAAGCTGATTTGTGCATAGCGCAGCGGCGTCTCGGTCGGGTGAAGCGCCATAGCGCCCGCGAGCGCGACCGCCGAACTGATCCCGCCATAGGCGGTGCGGCCCTGCATCCACCCTTCGTCGATATGCGCCTTCGCCACGCCGTCTTCGGTGTGGAGGGTGGAGAGAAGGGTGTCGAGGGCGGATGGAGAAGCGGAAGTCATAATGTCATTTCACCATAAAGCCGGCGTGCCCTGAGCTTGTCGAAGGGCCGCTCTTCTTTTGAAGCATGGAAGAACGGTGCTTCGACAAGCTCAGCACGAACGGAGCCGAAATTAGTCCTCGATCTGGAACGTCAGGCCCGCATTCGCGGTCAGCCGCGCGATCAGCGCATCACCGAGCAGCGCGCCGGGCGTCCACACGCCGCCCGCGCCCTTGTTTTCGAGCAGCGCCATGCCCGTTTCGGCGAGCATCTTCGACGTCGAGCCATATCCGGGGTCGCGGTCGCCTTGAACGCTCGCTCGGACTGTGGCGCCGTCGGGATATTCGCCGATGAAGAGAATGTCGTAAAAGCCCTTCTCGCGCTCTTCCTTGCTCGGGCCTTCGCCGGGCTGGAGCGTCGACTCGCCGAACGGATTCGCTTTCGCCATCGCTTCGGCCATTGCCTTGCCCGCGTCGCCGATCGTCGTCATCACCATCTCGTCGTAAACCAGATCCTCGCCCCACTTGTGGCCGAGCAGGAAATTGGTGCGGTGGACATTCTTGGTGTTGATCGGTGCCATCACGAAGGGGGCGGTCCAGGTACCCGTCGCGCCGTCATATTCGGGGATCAGCCCGGTCGGCTGCGCGGGGCCCTCGAAGCCCGGCGTCAGCGCGAAAGAGGATTTGAGCAGCAGTGCGAGCGAGGGCTTTTTGGCGATCGCCTTTAACGTCTCTGTGAGGCTCGCGATCGTGCCACCCGATGCGCCGCCCGCCATCTTGCGCACGCGGCCTTTCACCCGCGGCGCGGGCTTGCCGTGACGTTTGACAGCCTCGGCTTGCAGGAAGGAGACGCCGAGATCGAAGGGGATCGAGTCGAAGCCGCAGGAAAAGGTGATGCGCGCGCCCGACGCCTTCGCCGCGGCCTCGTGCTCGTCGATCATCTCGCGCATCCAGCCGGGTTCGCCGCAGAGGTCGGCATAGGCGGTGCCCGCGCGGACGCAGGCGGCGACGAGTTCGCTGCCGTATAGCTGATAGGGGCCGACGGTGGTCAGCACGACCTTCGTGCTCGCCGCCATCTTGTCGAGGCTCGCGGGATCGCTCGCATCGGCGACGATCAGCGGGGTCTTTTCGTCGGCGCCGATCAGGTCGCGCACTTCGGCAAGCTTGTCGAGGCTGCGCCCCGCCATCGCCCATTTCGGCCCGTCCTTGCGGCCCTTGTAATGGTGCGCGAGATATTCGGCGACGAGGCGGCCGGTAAAGCCCGTCGCGCCGTAGACGACGATGTCGAAATCGCGGGACGCCATGGCAAACCCTCCCTTTACGTAAACGTTAAGTGAAGGCTAGCGCAGACGCACCACGATGCCAAGCGCGAAGCGTCAGCGACGCCAGAAGGGGCGTTTCTCGACCACCACCGGCGCGCCGGCCGCTTCTGCCCGGCCCTCGGCGCGCGCGGCGCGCAGTTCGGCATCGGTCGCGTGCTGTTGAGCCCGGTGCGTGGCGAGTTCGTCGCGGCGGCGCTGGCGCAGCGCGTCGTAACTCCAACGCGTGTTGCCATAACCGAAGAGGCAGAGCAGGCCGCCCGCAATCGCGAGATTCTTCATCGCCGCCATCGCCTGCACCGGATCGGTAAACTCGCGGTGGAAAAAGAGGATCGTCAGCAGCACGAACGCCGCGAGCAGGATCGACCACAGCCGCGTCGCTATGCCGAGCGCGAGGCAGGCACCCGCGATAAGTTCGAACAGTCCGGTCGGGATCGCAAGCCCGCCGGGCAGCCCCGCGGCGGCGATCATCGCATTGGTGTCGTTGACATGGATCAGCTTGTTGATCCCGGACACGATGAAAATCACGGCGATGAACAGGCGGCCGAAAAAGACGGCGATCATGGACATGGATTATCCTCCTCTGGCGCGCCCCGGCCGCTTGTGCAGACAGGACGCGCAGCGAAGGCGATGGGTTCCCGTCAGTGCGGAGTGAAGACCAACTCGGCAACCTCGCAGTCGCTGCAAGCGAGCGCCCGCAGAGTCGCGGCACCGGGGCCCGCAGGCACATCGATGTCGGCGAGCTTCACGGTCCGCCAAGCGGTGCTGGCCGGAACCGACACGCCAGTTTCGTCGATCCCGATGCGGCCGCCCTTCGCCGTGCGGACGCGCGCCGAGACGGTCCAGCGGCCGGTCTTTGCGATATCGGCACTGTAGCGCATCCACTCGCCCGTGACGAAGTCGCTGACATAGGGCGTGCCGTCGGCTTCGCGAGAAATGTCGACGCCGTCGTTGCGGTAGGTGGTTCCGTTGTTCCACGGTGTTCGTTCGCCGCCGGTCGTGACGTGATAATTGGCGTCTACCGTATCGCCATAGGCAACGCCCGGCGGGCCGAGGTCATAGTCCACGGCCGCGATGGTTAGCGGCTCCGCTGCCAAAGTGCGCGGTGCGAACGCGCGGTAAGTCGGGTCGTGCGGCTGGCGGAACATCGCGTCGATGACATCGGGTTTCGGGATATTCCGGTCGAAGCGCGTGTTCTGGGCAAGTTGCATCATTGCGGCGAAGGCTTCGTCGGCTACGGGCTTCGGTCCCTTGCCGGTCATCCATAGGGTGATCTTCATCCAGTCGTCGCCGGCGACGATTTCGAGCGGCTGGTTGAAGCCGATTTTCTTGAGCGGCCAGAAATTCCAGCCGATGCCGCCTTCCTCGACGAGCGCGATCGCGTCGCGGTACCATGCATTGCTGTTCTCGCCCGACTCGCCGAGCCAGATCGGGCGGTTGTAGCTGGTGCGCAGTGCCTTGATTCCGGCGAGGCTCGCTTCGTCGTTGCGGTTCCAATATTTGTGGAAGCTCAGCACCATATTGGCATCCCACGCCAGCGGCAGGCCCTGGTAATTATTGCCCCAGCAATTGCCCTCGATGATGACGATATGCTTTTGGTCGACTTCGCGGATAGCGCGGGTGATGCGCTGTTGCAGCGCCCACACCGCCTTGTTCTCGGTCTCGTCGCAGCCATTACCCTTGCCGGGGGTCGCGAAGCTCCAGTTAGGCTCGTTGATCAGATCATAGGCGCCGATCCATGGTTCGTCCCTGTAGCGCGCGGCGAGCTTCTTCCACAGCGCGACGGTCTTGCGCTGGTTCTCCTCGCTCTGCCACAACGAGGGCTTGGCGGGATCGCGGTCGGAGATGGCGAGGTCGTTGCCCTGGCCGCCGGGTGCGGCATGGAGGTCGAGGATCAGCCAGATTCGGTTCGCCTTGCTCCATTCGAGCAGGCGGTCGATGCGCCGGAAACCTTCCTCGCGCCACGTATCCTGACCTGCGTTGGGTTCCTTGTCGGAGGGCAGGGTGAGCTGGTCGAAATGGATCGGCAGGCGCACCGAGTTGAAACCCCACTTCGCCATCTGGTCGATGTCGGCGCGGGTCGTATGGTTATCGAGCCAGGCGCGGTAGAATTCTGCCGTCCGTTCCTCGCCGACCAATTCGACGAGTTTCGCGCGGATCTTATGCTGTTGCCCGACTTCGCCAAGCTTCAGCATATAGCCTTCCTGAAGCATCCAGCCGCCGAGCCCCATGCCGCGCAGGATCACGGGCTTGCCCGATCCGTCGACGATTTCGGTGCCCTCGACCTTCAGAAAGCCTTCGGCGTGCGCGGCGGCGGAGCAAAGCAGCGCGGCGAGCGTGACCGCGGCGGCGTGGAATTTCATGATCTCATCCCCGTTTTTGATCTATGGGAACGTTATCAATTTTCGCGTCCGGAGCAAGCGCGACCGCGTGGGTCGGGGTATCAAAGCTTTGGCAGTGTAACGCCCTTCTGCCCCATATATTTGCCCGCGCGGTCGGCGTAGCTCGTCTCGCAGGGCTCGTTGCCCTGGAGGAAGAGAAACTGGCAGGCGCCCTCATTGGCATAGATCTTGGCGGGCAGGGGGGTGGTGTTCGAAAATTCGAGCGTCACATGGCCTTCCCAGCCCGGTTCGAGCGGGGTGACGTTCACGATGATGCCGCAGCGTGCATAGGTCGACTTGCCGAGGCAGATGACGAGCACGTCGCGCGGGATACGGAAATATTCGACCGTGCGCGCCAATGCGAAGCTGTTCGGCGGAATGATGCAGACGTCGGTTTCGCGGTCGACGAAATTCTTGGGATCGAATTCCTTGGGATCGACCGTGGTCGAATCGATGTTGGTGAAAATTTTGAACTCGGGTGCAACGCGCGCGTCATAGCCATAGGAGGAAAGGCCGTAGCTGATGCAGCCGTCGCGGCGCTGCGCCTCGACGAACGGTTCGATCATGCCCTGCGTCCGGGCGGCTTCGCGAATCCAGCGATCGGAAAGAATGGCCATGCGTGTCTCTTGTAAGGGCTGCGCGCGTTGCGCAAGCGGTCAGTCGATGAGGCCGAGGTCCTTCGGCCCGAAAGCGGCGGGAAGCAGTTCGCTGAGCCTGTAGCTCTTCACCGCCTTGCCGTCGCCCGAGGCGCAATGGACGAGAATGTCGGTCTTCGACCGTTCGGCGGCTTCGTTGAGGATCTGGCGGCAGCGCCCGCACGGATTGACCGGGGCACTGCCCAGAAGCGCATCGCTGTCGGGACGCCCGCCGACGA
This DNA window, taken from Sphingopyxis sp. PAMC25046, encodes the following:
- a CDS encoding saccharopine dehydrogenase NADP-binding domain-containing protein, with the protein product MASRDFDIVVYGATGFTGRLVAEYLAHHYKGRKDGPKWAMAGRSLDKLAEVRDLIGADEKTPLIVADASDPASLDKMAASTKVVLTTVGPYQLYGSELVAACVRAGTAYADLCGEPGWMREMIDEHEAAAKASGARITFSCGFDSIPFDLGVSFLQAEAVKRHGKPAPRVKGRVRKMAGGASGGTIASLTETLKAIAKKPSLALLLKSSFALTPGFEGPAQPTGLIPEYDGATGTWTAPFVMAPINTKNVHRTNFLLGHKWGEDLVYDEMVMTTIGDAGKAMAEAMAKANPFGESTLQPGEGPSKEEREKGFYDILFIGEYPDGATVRASVQGDRDPGYGSTSKMLAETGMALLENKGAGGVWTPGALLGDALIARLTANAGLTFQIED
- a CDS encoding thioesterase family protein: MTSASPSALDTLLSTLHTEDGVAKAHIDEGWMQGRTAYGGISSAVALAGAMALHPTETPLRYAQISFVGPVGGDCTVKTRVLRQSKSSLFIDAGVSSDQGFGTAAVFAFSPDRESHLDHNRLAMPDAPDPEALAPVPEHHARPSFTRHFDMRPTTGPRFAWKSEVGEYLTWVRFVEEPACHPAIALLAMGDALPPAAMALFSQFGPISSMNWTVNMLTGTPKTDDGWWLLSAKTGYARHGLSVQDMMLWNRAGEPVLSGSQAIAIYA
- a CDS encoding response regulator, with amino-acid sequence MNDSDTPRILLIDDEPSIREPLAEYLTAQGYIVVDAASAAEARSVLRAQTVDLVVSDIMMPGEDGLSLTRHLRETSSIPVILLTARAEDTERIIGLEIGADDYVVKPFNPRELVARIRTVLRRTQAGGRALDSNGTSYAFGPWVLREVERVLVDEAGEEVALSSGEYHLLHALVRHPRQVMSRDRLLDLVRGREADIFDRAIDNLVSRLRKKIEIDAAHPQIVKTVWGGGYTLACEVKRMGPAT
- a CDS encoding cellulase family glycosylhydrolase, which translates into the protein MKFHAAAVTLAALLCSAAAHAEGFLKVEGTEIVDGSGKPVILRGMGLGGWMLQEGYMLKLGEVGQQHKIRAKLVELVGEERTAEFYRAWLDNHTTRADIDQMAKWGFNSVRLPIHFDQLTLPSDKEPNAGQDTWREEGFRRIDRLLEWSKANRIWLILDLHAAPGGQGNDLAISDRDPAKPSLWQSEENQRKTVALWKKLAARYRDEPWIGAYDLINEPNWSFATPGKGNGCDETENKAVWALQQRITRAIREVDQKHIVIIEGNCWGNNYQGLPLAWDANMVLSFHKYWNRNDEASLAGIKALRTSYNRPIWLGESGENSNAWYRDAIALVEEGGIGWNFWPLKKIGFNQPLEIVAGDDWMKITLWMTGKGPKPVADEAFAAMMQLAQNTRFDRNIPKPDVIDAMFRQPHDPTYRAFAPRTLAAEPLTIAAVDYDLGPPGVAYGDTVDANYHVTTGGERTPWNNGTTYRNDGVDISREADGTPYVSDFVTGEWMRYSADIAKTGRWTVSARVRTAKGGRIGIDETGVSVPASTAWRTVKLADIDVPAGPGAATLRALACSDCEVAELVFTPH
- a CDS encoding DoxX family protein yields the protein MSMIAVFFGRLFIAVIFIVSGINKLIHVNDTNAMIAAAGLPGGLAIPTGLFELIAGACLALGIATRLWSILLAAFVLLTILFFHREFTDPVQAMAAMKNLAIAGGLLCLFGYGNTRWSYDALRQRRRDELATHRAQQHATDAELRAARAEGRAEAAGAPVVVEKRPFWRR
- a CDS encoding ATP-binding protein; its protein translation is MKFRLWPRSLVGQLVFAVAVMLFVAQAINFALLVRGQKQQFLAHGGGMAVARIIDAVERDRRGDFRARRDGERRERSAKQVISDTPIAVPVRAKRMPELAEYVSGLLREADVEVGTVDAWALPVRSHGPRADFPRRSGFPGRIVVVSAKIDGRYVTVRSRIQIGGDRLQGFLLWQTLSLYLLLLVPIMLIAWRVARPLRDLTRAARINPALRDATPLEEEGPSDMRDLIAAFNAYRARIATMLSDKDRMLGAVGHDLRTPLASLRVRVEQVEDEALRDKMIASIEEMTAMLSDILALARSGAGTEAQERIPLRELIGELAADYQERGRDVAIADVADVSVLARPMLLKRALRNLADNAVAYGVRARLSVRVEGETARIAVSDDGPGLTDEQIRTLIEPFARGEQSRNRATGGAGLGLSIARDIAEGEGGSLTLSNRPGGGLDAVIALPVQA
- the dcd gene encoding dCTP deaminase produces the protein MAILSDRWIREAARTQGMIEPFVEAQRRDGCISYGLSSYGYDARVAPEFKIFTNIDSTTVDPKEFDPKNFVDRETDVCIIPPNSFALARTVEYFRIPRDVLVICLGKSTYARCGIIVNVTPLEPGWEGHVTLEFSNTTPLPAKIYANEGACQFLFLQGNEPCETSYADRAGKYMGQKGVTLPKL